In Gulosibacter molinativorax, a single window of DNA contains:
- a CDS encoding TetR/AcrR family transcriptional regulator, giving the protein MRERILAAARTELTLVGPAALSMRAVAREVGVTVGALYRYFKNRDELLTELIVEAYESLGEAVDAGIAQVWEANGEARGTSGWVAAGLAARRWGTARPHEFLLLYGTPVIGYDAPQRTIGSASRVIVALVGIVVAAREAGFALPAGTYAVDTSDAALAEDFARIRAWLVEMGFAAAAPRVAVEDIFLTIRSWTELLGTISFEIAGHYRNSVESGRPYLEQVLRAQARALGLP; this is encoded by the coding sequence ATGCGCGAGCGCATTCTCGCGGCCGCGCGCACCGAGCTGACGCTCGTCGGGCCGGCGGCGTTGTCGATGCGCGCGGTCGCTCGCGAGGTCGGCGTGACGGTTGGCGCGCTGTATCGGTATTTCAAGAATCGCGATGAGCTCCTCACCGAGCTCATTGTCGAGGCATACGAGTCGCTCGGCGAGGCGGTGGATGCGGGCATCGCGCAGGTGTGGGAAGCGAACGGCGAGGCGCGTGGTACCTCCGGCTGGGTGGCCGCGGGGTTGGCTGCGCGTCGCTGGGGCACCGCGCGGCCGCACGAATTCCTGCTGCTCTACGGCACCCCGGTAATCGGGTACGACGCACCGCAGCGGACCATCGGCTCGGCCAGCCGGGTGATCGTCGCACTCGTCGGGATTGTGGTCGCCGCACGCGAGGCGGGCTTTGCCCTCCCCGCAGGTACCTATGCCGTGGACACCTCGGACGCCGCGCTCGCGGAAGACTTTGCCCGGATTCGTGCGTGGTTGGTCGAGATGGGGTTTGCGGCGGCCGCGCCCCGGGTGGCGGTGGAGGACATCTTTCTCACTATCCGTTCCTGGACGGAGCTGCTCGGCACGATCTCGTTCGAGATTGCAGGTCACTATCGCAACAGCGTCGAGTCAGGGAGGCCCTATCTTGAACAGGTTCTGCGCGCCCAGGCTCGCGCCCTCGGGCTGCCTTAG
- the secA gene encoding preprotein translocase subunit SecA, with product MASILEKMLRFGEGRQVRRLERMAKDVGKLEGGFEELSDDELREMTTDFRERYEAESEAGKSDKEILDGLLPEAFAAVREAARRTLGQRHYDVQLMGGGALHDGNIAEMKTGEGKTLVATLAAYLNAIPGKGVHVITVNDFLASYQSDLMGRVFRALGMTTGCIVSGLTPAQRREQYAADITYGTNNEFGFDYLRDNMAASVDACVQRGHYFAIVDEVDSILIDEARTPLIISGPASGDVNRWYVEFAKLAKRLKEDRDYEVDEKKRTIGILEPGIDRVEDALGIDNLYEQANTPLISFLNNAIKAKSLFARDKQYVVQNGEVNIVDEHTGRILAGRRYSEGLHQAIEAKEGVQIKAENQTLATVTLQNYFLMYDKLAGMTGTAETEAAEFQSTYGLGVIPIPTNKDLARIDQPDLVYKNEKVKFDQVVEDIVERFDAGQPVLVGTTSVEKSEYLSKLLARRGVKHEVLNAKNHAREAAIVAQAGRKGAITVATNMAGRGTDIMLGGNAEFIAVAEMTVLGLDPEENAEEYEKKWPEILERVKSEVKEEAEEVAELGGLYVLGTERHESRRIDNQLRGRSGRQGDPGESRFYLSMTDDLMRLFNTGAARAIMDNDNTPDDMALESRIVSGAIRKAQTQVESRNAEIRKNVKKYDDVLNEQRQSIYADRRAILEGDDLADKVQGFIDGAISDIVTEHTGGADPAEWDVEALETDLKQLYPVTVTVEEIVEEHGEDRVSSEDVVAEVRSDAKLAYDKREELLGEDAMRELERRVVLQVIDRKWRDHLYEMDSLKDGIGLRAMAQRNPLVEYQREGFEMYQQMLGGIREESVGFLMNLDVQVTEVEAEDGSKQRQVRIQAKGLDAQQPQRLNYSAADDQGNVQVTDGSGQVNANATRAAIRKEMSQGTASALSEARAGAGEAPAGSVARSAKAPAGRPAPKKAKSKSGNPAKHGATQGRSAADLAREQARASQQKTQVGAFGQKTSASGATKRPPAKPSGAKHATEKPDTDAE from the coding sequence TTGGCTTCAATCCTCGAGAAGATGCTTCGTTTTGGCGAAGGGCGGCAAGTGCGCCGACTCGAGCGCATGGCGAAGGATGTGGGGAAGCTCGAGGGCGGCTTCGAAGAGCTCAGCGACGACGAGCTGCGCGAAATGACCACGGATTTCCGCGAGCGGTACGAGGCCGAGTCCGAAGCGGGGAAGTCGGACAAGGAAATCCTCGACGGGCTTCTTCCCGAGGCCTTCGCCGCCGTCCGTGAGGCCGCGCGCCGAACGCTCGGCCAGCGTCACTACGACGTTCAGCTCATGGGTGGTGGCGCACTGCACGACGGCAACATCGCCGAGATGAAGACCGGTGAGGGTAAGACCCTCGTCGCGACGCTCGCGGCCTACCTCAACGCGATTCCGGGCAAGGGCGTGCACGTCATTACCGTGAACGACTTCCTGGCGTCTTATCAGTCGGACCTCATGGGTCGCGTCTTCCGCGCGCTCGGCATGACGACTGGTTGCATCGTGTCGGGGCTCACCCCGGCGCAGCGCCGCGAGCAGTACGCCGCCGACATTACCTACGGCACGAACAACGAGTTTGGCTTCGACTACCTGCGTGACAACATGGCGGCTTCGGTGGATGCGTGCGTGCAGCGCGGTCATTACTTCGCCATTGTCGATGAGGTCGACTCCATCCTGATCGACGAGGCCCGTACCCCGCTCATCATCTCCGGTCCCGCATCCGGTGACGTGAATCGCTGGTACGTCGAATTCGCGAAGCTCGCGAAGCGCCTGAAAGAAGATCGCGACTACGAAGTCGACGAGAAGAAGCGCACGATCGGCATCCTTGAGCCAGGCATCGACAGGGTTGAGGATGCGCTCGGCATCGACAACCTCTACGAGCAGGCCAACACGCCACTGATCTCGTTCCTCAACAACGCGATCAAGGCGAAGTCGCTTTTCGCTCGCGACAAGCAGTACGTGGTGCAGAACGGCGAGGTCAATATCGTCGACGAGCACACGGGCCGCATCCTCGCCGGGCGTCGCTACAGTGAGGGATTGCACCAGGCCATTGAGGCCAAGGAGGGCGTGCAGATCAAGGCAGAGAACCAGACGCTCGCGACCGTCACGCTGCAGAACTACTTCCTCATGTACGACAAGCTCGCGGGCATGACAGGTACGGCCGAGACCGAGGCCGCTGAGTTCCAGTCGACGTATGGCCTCGGTGTCATTCCTATCCCGACTAACAAGGATCTCGCCCGCATCGACCAGCCGGACCTCGTCTACAAGAACGAGAAGGTCAAGTTCGACCAGGTGGTCGAGGACATCGTTGAGCGATTCGACGCCGGCCAGCCCGTACTTGTGGGCACGACGTCGGTCGAAAAGAGCGAATACCTCTCGAAACTGCTCGCGCGCCGCGGCGTCAAGCATGAGGTGCTGAACGCGAAGAACCACGCGCGAGAGGCCGCGATTGTCGCGCAGGCGGGTCGCAAGGGTGCCATCACCGTGGCGACGAACATGGCCGGTCGTGGTACCGACATCATGCTCGGCGGTAACGCTGAGTTCATCGCGGTTGCCGAGATGACGGTGCTCGGACTCGATCCCGAAGAGAACGCGGAAGAGTACGAGAAGAAGTGGCCCGAGATTCTCGAGCGCGTGAAATCCGAGGTGAAGGAAGAAGCCGAAGAGGTTGCCGAGCTCGGTGGTCTCTACGTGCTTGGCACCGAGCGCCACGAATCGCGCCGTATCGACAATCAGCTGCGTGGTCGTTCGGGGCGTCAGGGTGACCCCGGCGAGAGCCGCTTCTACCTGTCGATGACCGATGACCTCATGCGTCTGTTCAACACGGGCGCCGCGCGCGCCATCATGGACAACGACAACACCCCGGACGACATGGCGCTCGAATCGCGCATCGTCTCGGGCGCGATCCGTAAGGCGCAGACGCAGGTCGAGTCGCGCAACGCCGAGATTCGCAAGAACGTCAAGAAATACGACGACGTGCTGAACGAGCAGCGCCAGTCCATCTATGCGGACCGCCGCGCGATCCTCGAGGGCGACGACCTCGCCGACAAGGTGCAGGGCTTCATCGACGGCGCGATCTCCGACATCGTGACCGAGCACACCGGCGGCGCAGACCCCGCGGAATGGGACGTCGAGGCGCTTGAGACCGACCTGAAGCAGCTTTATCCCGTCACCGTCACGGTCGAGGAGATCGTCGAAGAACACGGCGAGGACCGCGTCAGCTCGGAAGACGTTGTCGCCGAGGTTCGCTCGGACGCGAAGCTCGCATACGACAAGCGCGAGGAGCTCCTCGGCGAGGATGCGATGCGAGAGCTCGAGCGCCGCGTGGTGCTGCAGGTCATCGACCGCAAGTGGCGCGACCACCTCTATGAGATGGACAGCTTGAAGGACGGCATCGGCCTGCGCGCGATGGCGCAGCGGAACCCGCTCGTGGAGTACCAGCGCGAGGGCTTCGAGATGTACCAGCAGATGCTCGGTGGCATCCGCGAAGAATCGGTCGGGTTCCTCATGAACCTCGACGTCCAGGTGACCGAAGTCGAGGCCGAGGATGGTTCGAAGCAGCGTCAGGTGCGCATCCAGGCGAAGGGCCTCGACGCGCAGCAGCCGCAGCGACTCAACTACTCGGCCGCGGACGACCAGGGCAACGTCCAGGTGACCGATGGCTCGGGTCAGGTGAATGCCAACGCGACGCGCGCGGCGATCCGCAAGGAGATGTCGCAGGGCACCGCATCCGCGCTGAGCGAGGCCCGCGCCGGAGCCGGCGAGGCCCCCGCGGGCTCGGTGGCGCGAAGCGCCAAGGCGCCCGCTGGCCGACCCGCTCCCAAGAAGGCCAAGTCGAAGTCGGGCAACCCGGCCAAGCACGGGGCGACGCAGGGCCGTTCCGCGGCCGACCTCGCCCGCGAGCAGGCGCGTGCCTCCCAGCAGAAGACCCAGGTGGGCGCGTTCGGCCAGAAGACGAGCGCGAGCGGCGCGACCAAGCGTCCGCCCGCGAAGCCTTCGGGCGCAAAGCACGCCACCGAGAAGCCCGACACCGACGCGGAGTAG
- a CDS encoding NAD-dependent epimerase/dehydratase family protein — protein MSHIIVLGAGPLGRAATAALLDRGDAVTVATRSGTVLPGAAAIQADVTDSESMASLPKFDAIVACVNFPYGQWQQNWPPAIDNLIALAERLDAPLVIAGNLYSYGPSATAFKETDDMRATYRNGQIRADVWRKALAAHHAGRIRATEIRGSDYVGPNTGMSAHGGDRLLGPATTGKTAFIIGDPDQPHAWTATRDFGAMLARATTQEQMWGRPWHVPSAPPLTIRELSTLAAKLAGNDAPPRILSMPRPLLRVLAPFNSAMSAILDASYQFDYPFRVDDTDARTLLGMTHTPIETTVAEAVRAMQAPEPASSTR, from the coding sequence ATGTCACACATCATCGTTCTCGGCGCCGGTCCCCTCGGCCGCGCCGCTACCGCAGCCCTGCTCGATCGCGGGGATGCGGTCACCGTCGCCACCCGCTCCGGCACCGTTCTTCCCGGCGCGGCAGCCATCCAGGCCGACGTCACCGACAGCGAATCGATGGCATCCCTCCCGAAGTTTGACGCGATCGTCGCCTGCGTGAATTTCCCGTACGGACAGTGGCAACAAAACTGGCCCCCGGCCATCGACAATCTCATTGCGCTGGCCGAGCGGTTGGATGCACCACTCGTCATCGCCGGCAACCTCTACAGCTACGGGCCAAGCGCCACCGCGTTCAAAGAGACGGACGATATGCGCGCCACCTATCGCAATGGCCAGATCCGCGCCGATGTGTGGCGGAAGGCCCTCGCCGCCCACCACGCGGGGCGCATCCGGGCCACCGAAATCCGCGGCAGCGATTACGTCGGCCCAAATACGGGCATGAGCGCGCACGGCGGCGATCGGCTGCTCGGCCCCGCAACGACAGGCAAGACGGCGTTCATCATCGGCGACCCCGATCAGCCGCACGCCTGGACGGCCACTCGCGACTTTGGCGCCATGCTGGCCCGCGCCACGACCCAAGAACAAATGTGGGGCCGGCCGTGGCACGTCCCCTCGGCACCGCCACTCACGATCCGGGAGCTTTCGACCCTTGCCGCCAAACTAGCGGGGAACGACGCGCCACCGCGCATCCTCTCGATGCCGCGCCCGCTGTTGCGGGTCCTTGCGCCTTTCAACTCGGCGATGTCGGCGATTCTCGACGCGTCGTACCAGTTCGACTACCCGTTCCGCGTCGACGACACGGATGCGCGGACCCTGCTCGGCATGACCCACACGCCGATCGAGACGACCGTCGCGGAGGCGGTGCGAGCGATGCAGGCCCCCGAACCCGCGTCGAGCACTCGCTAG
- a CDS encoding tyrosine-protein phosphatase: MGDARTVGEHTVEERRADKHWAGAFNARDLGGIEVAAGAIRPGVLFRSGKPEAWEPEGFREAAASGVRRIVDLRDPSEPGGAPADAGVAGIDYEFSPIEDPRSPRFQARFRPYMNHTSGYADFLDMFGDRVAGAVGEVFAGSPGALMCCSAGRDRTGIVVSVILLALGASDEELARQDELAVRAVNERHRGRTHPYESWQPREIVDEMVASRRASLLDFAASLDARAFLDHYGIGSKRLEAASEWLLDA, from the coding sequence GTGGGTGACGCGCGCACGGTTGGAGAGCACACGGTTGAGGAGCGACGGGCCGACAAGCACTGGGCCGGCGCGTTCAACGCCCGCGATCTCGGCGGCATCGAGGTCGCGGCAGGCGCGATCCGGCCGGGCGTGCTGTTTCGCTCGGGTAAGCCGGAGGCTTGGGAGCCCGAGGGGTTCCGCGAGGCCGCCGCATCCGGGGTGCGTCGCATCGTCGACCTGCGCGACCCGTCCGAGCCCGGTGGCGCACCCGCCGATGCAGGCGTCGCGGGAATCGACTACGAGTTCTCGCCGATCGAGGACCCGCGCAGCCCGCGGTTCCAAGCTCGATTCCGACCGTACATGAACCACACCTCCGGCTATGCCGACTTCCTCGACATGTTTGGTGATCGGGTGGCGGGCGCGGTGGGCGAGGTGTTCGCGGGTTCCCCGGGCGCGCTCATGTGTTGCTCTGCGGGCCGCGACCGCACCGGGATCGTCGTGTCGGTCATCCTGCTCGCGCTCGGAGCCAGCGACGAAGAGCTTGCCAGGCAGGATGAACTCGCCGTGCGCGCGGTCAACGAGCGGCACCGGGGACGGACGCATCCGTACGAGTCATGGCAGCCGCGGGAGATTGTTGACGAGATGGTGGCGTCCCGTCGCGCGTCACTGCTCGATTTCGCGGCCTCGCTGGATGCGCGGGCGTTTCTTGATCACTACGGGATCGGTTCGAAGCGACTCGAGGCCGCATCCGAATGGCTGCTTGACGCGTAG